One Alphaproteobacteria bacterium LSUCC0396 genomic region harbors:
- the trpS gene encoding tryptophan--tRNA ligase, producing MTDSTVQKSAEKSRIFSGIQPTGNLHLGNYLGAIRNWVSLQHEFESIYCVVDLHAITVHQNPADLRKSTREVAASLIAAGISTDRSILFNQSCVPQHAELAWIFNCVARLGWLNRMTQFKEKAGKNRENASVGLYAYPTLMAADILTYRATHVPVGEDQKQHLELTRDIAQAFNSTFERDVFPLPEPQIFGSATRVMSLRDGSAKMSKSDLSDNSRINMTDNADLIMQKIRKAKTDPDALPSEVAGLAGRPEASNLVGIYAALADCRTEDVLAEFGGRGFGDFKPALGDLAVAKLSPIGDEMRRLLENPADIDAILADGAERAAAIARPILAEVRDVVGFLGASTDR from the coding sequence ATGACCGACTCAACCGTGCAAAAATCTGCAGAGAAAAGCCGTATTTTTTCGGGTATTCAGCCGACTGGCAATCTGCATCTTGGCAATTATCTTGGCGCCATCCGCAATTGGGTTTCGTTGCAGCATGAATTTGAGTCGATCTATTGCGTGGTTGACCTTCACGCCATCACGGTTCATCAGAATCCGGCAGATTTACGTAAAAGCACCCGCGAGGTCGCGGCGAGCCTAATCGCTGCAGGTATTTCAACTGATCGCTCGATCCTATTTAATCAATCTTGTGTGCCGCAACATGCCGAGCTGGCGTGGATTTTCAATTGCGTGGCGCGGCTTGGCTGGCTGAACCGGATGACACAGTTCAAGGAAAAGGCCGGTAAAAACCGCGAGAATGCCTCGGTTGGACTCTATGCCTATCCGACATTGATGGCAGCGGATATTCTGACTTACCGTGCCACCCATGTGCCGGTTGGTGAGGATCAGAAACAGCATCTTGAACTGACCCGTGATATTGCGCAGGCATTTAATTCGACTTTTGAGCGTGATGTATTTCCGTTGCCGGAGCCACAGATTTTTGGCAGCGCAACGCGTGTGATGAGCCTTCGCGATGGCAGTGCAAAAATGAGCAAATCCGATCTATCGGACAATTCGCGGATTAATATGACTGACAATGCCGATTTGATTATGCAGAAAATTCGCAAAGCAAAAACTGACCCGGATGCCTTGCCATCTGAAGTGGCAGGCCTTGCTGGTCGCCCTGAGGCTAGCAATCTGGTTGGCATCTATGCAGCGCTTGCCGATTGCCGGACCGAAGATGTTCTTGCCGAATTTGGTGGGCGCGGCTTTGGTGATTTCAAACCGGCTCTTGGCGATCTGGCTGTTGCCAAACTATCCCCGATCGGCGATGAGATGCGGCGGCTTTTGGAAAACCCTGCCGATATTGACGCTATTTTGGCCGATGGCGCCGAACGTGCGGCGGCGATTGCGCGGCCAATTCTGGCCGAAGTGCGTGATGTGGTTGGTTTTTTGGGTGCAAGCACCGACCGTTAA
- a CDS encoding NifU family protein: protein MFIQTQDTPNPATLKFIPGVPVMEQGTADFADPDSTKTSPLARRLFQIDGVTAVFLGADFVAVTKAEGLDWFALKPGILAGIMEHYASGLPVIEKDADLADPHAEDGDSDTVQQIKQLLDSRVRPAVAMDGGDIVFQGFDDGVVTLQMRGACQGCPSSTATLKMGIENMLRHYIPEVREVRAAEM, encoded by the coding sequence ATGTTTATTCAAACTCAGGATACGCCGAACCCGGCTACTTTGAAATTCATCCCCGGTGTTCCGGTTATGGAACAGGGAACGGCTGATTTTGCCGATCCTGATAGCACAAAAACATCACCATTGGCGCGCCGCCTTTTTCAGATTGATGGTGTAACAGCGGTTTTCCTTGGGGCTGATTTTGTCGCGGTGACCAAGGCCGAAGGTCTGGATTGGTTTGCCCTTAAGCCGGGTATTCTTGCCGGCATTATGGAGCATTACGCCTCAGGTTTGCCGGTGATCGAGAAAGACGCTGATCTGGCTGATCCGCATGCTGAAGACGGCGATAGTGATACGGTGCAACAGATCAAACAGCTGTTGGATTCGCGCGTGCGGCCAGCGGTTGCAATGGATGGTGGCGATATTGTTTTTCAGGGGTTTGACGATGGTGTTGTGACCCTGCAAATGCGCGGTGCCTGTCAGGGCTGTCCAAGCTCGACAGCGACATTGAAAATGGGCATTGAGAATATGCTTCGTCACTATATTCCCGAGGTTCGTGAGGTTCGCGCGGCCGAGATGTAA
- a CDS encoding glucosaminidase domain-containing protein yields MVIGFTGPGIFGLSPPQFLSLPASLVTSEKTHSSDQTGADQSDRSNSAAPNLDQPYSDQADLDQAKSGVDAPLQVAREFINHIPESHLGLAGSAQKDSFIRIVLPLILASNEEIIKRREAIQRAFENNDRAALEKWAHLYKLGGSKLDNDALTARLLHRADTVPVALALAQAAVESGWGTSRFALQGNALFGQWAWREHAGIRPLEATNSRAVVRSFGTLLGSVRAYMHNLNTHYHYKEFRTSRAALRDRPIIGESKILAKHLDRYAEIGDAYVKKLETLIRVNDFSRFALASLN; encoded by the coding sequence ATGGTTATTGGATTTACTGGCCCCGGTATATTTGGATTATCGCCGCCGCAGTTTCTTAGTTTACCCGCCTCGCTTGTTACCAGTGAAAAGACGCATTCATCCGACCAGACGGGTGCCGATCAAAGTGACAGGTCAAACTCTGCCGCCCCCAATTTGGACCAGCCCTATTCGGATCAGGCCGATTTGGATCAGGCAAAATCTGGCGTTGATGCCCCGTTGCAGGTTGCGCGCGAATTCATCAATCATATCCCCGAATCACATCTAGGCCTTGCCGGTTCCGCGCAAAAGGACTCATTCATTAGAATTGTTCTACCGCTGATTCTGGCCAGTAATGAGGAAATCATCAAGCGTCGCGAGGCCATTCAGCGCGCGTTTGAGAATAATGATCGGGCGGCGCTGGAAAAATGGGCGCATCTTTATAAACTTGGTGGTAGCAAGTTAGATAATGACGCGTTAACCGCGCGGTTGTTGCACCGTGCCGATACGGTGCCGGTGGCCCTAGCATTGGCACAGGCGGCAGTTGAGTCCGGGTGGGGAACGTCACGCTTTGCGCTACAAGGTAACGCTCTTTTTGGCCAGTGGGCGTGGCGAGAGCATGCTGGCATCCGGCCATTGGAGGCGACGAATAGCCGGGCGGTGGTGCGCAGCTTTGGTACCCTGCTTGGGTCAGTCCGCGCCTATATGCATAATCTGAATACGCATTATCACTATAAAGAATTTCGGACATCCCGTGCCGCTTTACGCGACCGCCCAATCATTGGTGAGTCAAAAATTTTAGCCAAACATCTTGATCGCTATGCCGAAATTGGTGACGCCTATGTCAAGAAACTCGAGACGCTTATCCGGGTTAATGATTTCAGCCGGTTTGCGCTTGCGTCTCTGAATTAA
- a CDS encoding polysaccharide deacetylase family protein has protein sequence MDKNLCQNIRHRLMKFSSRLFAAMILGLSFFGTAFAADHAVILMYHRFGEDKYPSTNIRLEQFDAHLEKLSDGNYTVLPLAKIIDRLQTGKPLPDRTVAITIDDAYLSVFTEAWPRLKAKGFPFTVFVATDPVDQKHRNYMSWDQLRRLQADGVGIGSQTASHPHMHKISIEAIDTELGNANKRFLAELGMRPDLFAYPYGEYNLAVIDRVKTAGFIAGFGQNSGIAHGFNGFFELPRFAMNERYGEMDRLSLAINGLPLKANQVLPADVVITKNPPAFGFTLAPEIADQNNLQCFNSTYNALDVTRLGPRAEVRFPGPLPSGRARVNCTMPGPDGRWRWFGKQFLVP, from the coding sequence ATGGACAAAAATCTTTGTCAAAATATCCGACATAGGCTGATGAAGTTTAGCAGCCGCCTTTTCGCTGCCATGATCCTTGGCCTGTCATTTTTTGGAACGGCGTTTGCTGCCGATCATGCTGTGATTTTGATGTATCACCGGTTTGGTGAAGACAAATATCCAAGCACAAATATCCGACTTGAACAATTTGACGCGCATCTTGAGAAATTATCCGATGGCAATTATACGGTGCTGCCTTTGGCGAAAATCATCGACCGTTTGCAAACTGGCAAACCGCTGCCTGACCGAACAGTCGCCATCACCATTGATGATGCCTATCTATCAGTTTTTACCGAGGCTTGGCCGCGTCTAAAAGCAAAGGGCTTTCCCTTTACGGTTTTTGTTGCCACTGATCCGGTCGATCAAAAACATCGCAATTATATGAGCTGGGACCAGCTGCGGCGTTTGCAGGCTGACGGCGTTGGCATTGGCAGCCAAACAGCAAGTCACCCCCATATGCATAAGATCAGTATCGAAGCCATTGATACCGAGCTTGGTAATGCCAATAAGCGTTTTCTAGCCGAACTTGGTATGCGGCCGGATCTATTTGCTTATCCTTATGGTGAATATAATCTTGCCGTGATCGACAGAGTTAAGACCGCCGGATTTATTGCAGGCTTTGGTCAAAATTCCGGGATTGCTCATGGGTTTAACGGGTTTTTTGAGTTGCCGCGTTTTGCGATGAATGAACGCTATGGCGAAATGGATCGGCTGTCACTTGCGATCAACGGTTTACCGCTGAAGGCTAATCAGGTTCTACCAGCTGATGTTGTGATTACAAAAAATCCACCGGCTTTCGGTTTTACCCTTGCTCCAGAAATAGCCGATCAAAATAATCTCCAATGTTTCAACAGCACCTATAATGCGCTGGATGTCACCCGCTTAGGGCCGCGCGCCGAAGTACGATTTCCCGGGCCATTGCCGTCTGGGCGTGCGCGGGTAAATTGCACCATGCCCGGCCCAGACGGACGCTGGCGTTGGTTTGGCAAACAATTTCTCGTTCCCTAA
- the tsaB gene encoding tRNA (adenosine(37)-N6)-threonylcarbamoyltransferase complex dimerization subunit type 1 TsaB yields MSTHPSKSPVILAFEASSSHLSAALYADGQIRAMKTSEAGFGQAASLVPLAVSALAEAGVDFSALSHVAAGRGPGSFTGLRVSLAAAKGVCLAHDLPGLGISGLEALAFESAAPDHGQPILCLADTRRGNVYAQFFAADATPHGDIFEAQIAQLPLLVPSDMALKDGLLLTGFGTEEALNAFQAANIVTSVAGVNGTGEAVDAAMIAQLAAHNLKAGILAPLTPLYLADPRLGPKKQVPVL; encoded by the coding sequence ATGTCCACGCACCCAAGCAAATCGCCGGTCATACTAGCCTTTGAGGCGAGCAGTAGCCACTTATCCGCTGCGTTATATGCCGACGGACAGATCCGGGCAATGAAAACATCCGAGGCTGGTTTTGGTCAGGCTGCATCATTAGTGCCATTGGCGGTTTCGGCATTGGCTGAAGCAGGGGTTGATTTCAGCGCGCTTAGCCATGTTGCAGCTGGACGGGGGCCGGGATCATTCACTGGATTGCGGGTCTCGTTGGCAGCGGCAAAAGGGGTCTGTCTGGCGCATGATCTTCCCGGACTTGGTATCTCTGGTCTCGAAGCACTGGCCTTTGAATCTGCTGCGCCTGACCATGGCCAGCCGATCCTATGCCTTGCCGATACCCGGCGCGGCAATGTCTATGCCCAGTTTTTTGCTGCCGATGCGACCCCGCATGGCGATATTTTTGAAGCGCAGATTGCGCAACTGCCATTATTGGTACCGTCTGATATGGCACTAAAAGATGGCTTGTTGCTGACTGGTTTCGGAACAGAAGAGGCCCTAAATGCCTTTCAGGCGGCAAATATTGTCACTTCGGTGGCAGGGGTAAATGGCACTGGTGAGGCCGTTGATGCGGCGATGATCGCACAGCTTGCCGCACATAATCTAAAAGCCGGTATTCTCGCCCCTTTAACTCCGCTTTATCTTGCCGATCCGCGCCTTGGGCCAAAAAAG